The uncultured Desulfuromonas sp. genome has a segment encoding these proteins:
- a CDS encoding GSU3473 family protein: protein MMIYVQYFGGQYDYIKPAMLDTKLLSGEIRKFLRANGWAVVGQDPIRRPDSDEQHYLGRERRQSLH, encoded by the coding sequence ATGATGATCTATGTTCAGTACTTCGGAGGGCAATACGACTACATCAAACCTGCGATGCTTGATACCAAGCTGCTGTCGGGGGAAATACGCAAGTTCCTGCGTGCAAACGGCTGGGCAGTTGTCGGACAAGACCCTATTCGGCGGCCCGATTCTGACGAACAACACTATTTGGGCAGAGAAAGGCGGCAGAGCCTCCATTAA
- a CDS encoding CAAX prenyl protease-related protein, whose amino-acid sequence MSRDMWIRVLPFAVFMGFIGIKDGVLFLVERGWLTNVSDLLDYLYPVKIVLVAAVLLFLWPRFHEMHFSDLFRWRDSLLSIVTGVVIFVLWIHMDWPFATFGTPQGFSPDVYGNGLLQPMMIATRFLGSFLVVPVMEELFWRSFLIRYLVNEDFLRVDPGRFTWASFMIVTIFFGLEHHLFLAGMIAGALFNLLLYRTRSIAQCILSHGVANFALGIYVLQAEQWQFW is encoded by the coding sequence TTGTCGCGAGATATGTGGATTCGGGTACTACCCTTTGCTGTTTTTATGGGATTCATCGGCATTAAAGATGGTGTCCTGTTTCTGGTGGAGCGGGGCTGGCTGACCAATGTCTCCGACCTTCTTGACTATCTTTATCCCGTAAAAATAGTTTTAGTCGCGGCTGTTTTGCTTTTTCTTTGGCCACGTTTTCACGAGATGCATTTCAGTGACCTGTTTCGGTGGCGCGATTCTCTGCTCAGTATCGTCACGGGAGTTGTTATTTTTGTTTTGTGGATCCATATGGACTGGCCGTTTGCAACCTTTGGGACTCCGCAAGGATTTTCACCGGATGTGTATGGAAATGGTCTATTGCAGCCGATGATGATTGCGACGCGTTTCTTAGGGTCTTTCCTCGTTGTCCCAGTAATGGAGGAGTTGTTCTGGCGTTCTTTTCTGATTCGCTACCTTGTCAACGAAGATTTTCTACGGGTGGATCCTGGTCGTTTTACCTGGGCCTCCTTTATGATCGTCACCATTTTTTTTGGCTTAGAGCATCACCTTTTTCTGGCGGGGATGATCGCAGGCGCGCTGTTTAATCTCCTGTTGTATCGAACCCGCAGTATTGCTCAGTGTATTCTCAGTCATGGGGTTGCTAACTTTGCTTTAGGGATTTATGTACTGCAAGCGGAACAGTGGCAATTCTGGTAG
- a CDS encoding EAL domain-containing protein produces MADNNRLENQCLLFPEVSTPPTNPEGHPVSILVVDDEQRVRQSICDILKPLGYRTIQAESVSEAIKWLKSEQVTIALVDLNLADGTGHEIMHYIQDKHSPTRVIVISGESTFDHASLSLRNGACDFLRKPYLPAALLKTVTKEINKAQTQHRYHQIQKELKGSEALHRFIVHNSPDIIYMLDHEGRFSFVNRRVGSLLGYREKNLIGQHYSTIVYKEDIEKAKYALNERRTGDRATFGAELRLVTQHTQEVRFVESHSLCIELTSMGIYRPANGSSTEFIGTYGIIRDITERKRSEALQQHHYYFDHLTNLPNRALFNDRLHIALAQARRSKTPVAVLFLDIDRFRAINDRLGHLAGDKILQRIAQRLKSNLREEDTLARIGGDEFLLLLPRISKIQDALQIAEKINQSGSVAIPYQDQELYLTFSIGIATFPEVGCNEQDLIRCAELAKYQVKENGRDGHAFYQNHSRHIPLPTLEMEQTIRRGLEQNEFELHYQPQIDTVAKRVIGLEALLRWKRPEDSERMPADLIAVAEQSDLICALGKWTIERACRDGQRLQEHSLTDLKISVNVSMQQIDRYCLKNDLLENIERYNVDQNQLEVELTESSIMKNMDRSAKALNSLTKYGIGVAIDDFGTGYSSLSYLQSLPVSTLKIDRSFVTKLCEEENKLPIIKAILHMAKALNLRCIAEGVENEEQDRILQQAGCTIIQGYHYCRPLPLNQLIPYLKQSRQGTLHHRKQLRAT; encoded by the coding sequence ATGGCTGACAACAACCGCTTAGAAAACCAATGCCTTTTATTTCCGGAAGTGTCTACTCCACCGACAAATCCGGAAGGACATCCTGTTTCTATTCTGGTTGTCGATGATGAACAGCGTGTGCGTCAAAGCATCTGCGACATCCTTAAGCCGTTGGGCTACCGGACCATACAGGCTGAATCCGTCTCTGAGGCCATAAAATGGCTGAAATCCGAACAGGTCACCATCGCTCTTGTCGACCTCAATCTCGCTGACGGAACCGGGCATGAAATCATGCATTACATTCAGGACAAACACAGTCCCACCCGAGTTATTGTCATCAGTGGTGAATCGACATTCGACCACGCCTCTTTATCCTTACGTAATGGGGCGTGTGATTTTTTGCGTAAACCCTACCTTCCGGCAGCCCTGCTGAAAACGGTCACCAAAGAGATCAACAAGGCTCAGACTCAACACCGCTACCACCAGATCCAAAAAGAGCTCAAAGGGTCTGAGGCACTCCATCGTTTCATTGTTCATAACTCTCCAGATATTATTTACATGCTGGACCATGAAGGCCGCTTCTCTTTTGTCAATAGACGTGTGGGGTCCCTCCTCGGCTATCGTGAGAAAAATTTGATCGGTCAGCATTATTCGACGATCGTTTATAAAGAGGACATTGAAAAAGCAAAATATGCGCTCAATGAACGACGAACGGGAGATCGTGCGACCTTTGGTGCGGAGCTGAGACTTGTGACTCAGCACACTCAGGAGGTTCGCTTCGTAGAAAGCCACAGTCTTTGCATAGAGTTAACATCAATGGGCATCTACCGTCCGGCAAACGGGAGCTCAACGGAATTTATCGGCACTTATGGCATCATACGCGACATCACAGAACGCAAACGGTCCGAGGCTCTACAACAGCATCATTATTATTTTGATCACCTGACGAACTTACCAAACCGTGCCCTGTTTAATGATCGGCTCCATATTGCATTGGCTCAGGCTCGTCGCAGCAAAACACCCGTAGCCGTGTTGTTTTTAGACATTGACCGGTTTAGAGCCATCAATGACCGCTTGGGCCACCTTGCCGGTGACAAAATCCTTCAACGTATCGCGCAACGTCTCAAAAGCAACTTACGTGAGGAAGACACCTTGGCCCGTATCGGTGGCGATGAATTTCTTCTCTTGCTCCCACGCATCAGTAAAATTCAAGATGCATTGCAGATTGCGGAAAAAATCAATCAAAGCGGTTCCGTCGCTATCCCCTATCAGGATCAGGAACTGTATCTCACCTTCAGCATCGGTATTGCAACGTTTCCCGAGGTCGGCTGTAATGAACAGGATTTGATTCGTTGCGCGGAATTGGCAAAATATCAGGTCAAAGAAAATGGCCGTGATGGTCACGCCTTTTATCAAAACCACTCCCGCCATATCCCCCTACCGACACTCGAAATGGAGCAAACCATTCGACGCGGCTTAGAGCAGAATGAATTTGAACTCCATTACCAACCTCAGATTGACACAGTTGCAAAAAGAGTGATCGGGCTTGAGGCCCTGCTTCGGTGGAAACGCCCCGAAGACAGCGAGAGAATGCCGGCAGATCTTATTGCCGTTGCCGAGCAAAGTGACCTGATCTGTGCATTGGGGAAATGGACGATTGAACGCGCCTGCCGTGACGGCCAAAGACTACAGGAACATTCACTGACCGACTTGAAAATATCCGTCAATGTCTCCATGCAGCAGATAGACCGTTATTGCCTCAAAAACGATCTTCTTGAAAACATCGAACGCTACAATGTGGACCAGAATCAGCTGGAGGTTGAACTCACTGAAAGCAGCATCATGAAAAACATGGACCGGAGCGCCAAGGCTCTTAACAGCCTGACCAAATACGGCATCGGTGTGGCCATTGACGATTTTGGCACTGGCTATTCATCCCTGAGTTATCTGCAGAGCCTCCCTGTCTCCACGCTTAAAATCGATCGCTCCTTTGTAACAAAACTTTGCGAAGAGGAGAACAAGCTGCCAATCATCAAGGCGATCCTCCATATGGCCAAGGCGCTCAATTTACGTTGTATCGCCGAGGGTGTTGAAAACGAGGAGCAGGACCGTATCCTACAACAAGCGGGTTGTACCATCATCCAAGGATACCATTACTGTCGGCCCTTGCCTTTAAACCAGCTAATCCCTTACCTGAAACAAAGCAGACAAGGCACGCTGCACCACCGAAAGCAGTTACGCGCTACCTGA
- a CDS encoding sensor domain-containing diguanylate cyclase, with amino-acid sequence MHDGLMPNQKSFLPLNACESSEPASQNDSSCHEMTLWHVLIDQSQDGIVVLDSSGGVFESNKKFADMLGVSISELRQFSVWDWDAMFSREQLIDILDVVDASGMSLQSKHRRKDGSVFDVEMTITGTVYRGRKLIFSICRDISDRKQLERDLLEREERFRQLSIVDELTGLYNSRHFYDQLEMETNRTNRHQQPLSLILLDIDDFKQFNDRYGHLEGDLVLARLGKVLSSCVRREDLAFRYGGEEFTILLPGTNRDGSSVLAEKIRTAFQAEKFIVHGHPERSMTVSVGVAEYRFGEQMKSFVGRADQAMYRAKGQGKNCVCTEI; translated from the coding sequence ATGCATGATGGTTTAATGCCCAATCAAAAATCTTTCCTCCCTTTAAACGCTTGTGAATCCAGCGAGCCTGCTTCTCAAAATGACTCCTCTTGTCATGAGATGACGTTATGGCATGTTCTGATTGATCAGTCGCAAGATGGAATTGTTGTGCTGGATAGCTCTGGCGGGGTGTTTGAAAGTAATAAAAAGTTTGCAGACATGCTGGGGGTTTCTATCTCTGAACTGAGGCAGTTTTCTGTCTGGGATTGGGATGCAATGTTCTCACGAGAGCAACTCATCGACATTCTTGATGTTGTCGATGCCTCAGGTATGAGCCTGCAGTCAAAGCATCGGCGAAAAGATGGCTCTGTTTTTGATGTTGAGATGACGATTACCGGAACCGTTTATCGCGGAAGGAAACTGATTTTTAGTATTTGCCGGGATATCTCTGACCGCAAGCAACTGGAGCGGGATCTTTTAGAAAGAGAAGAACGTTTTAGGCAGCTGAGTATCGTTGATGAATTGACTGGTCTCTATAATTCTCGCCATTTTTATGATCAGCTTGAGATGGAAACAAACCGCACAAATCGTCACCAGCAGCCATTAAGCCTTATTCTGCTGGATATTGATGACTTCAAACAGTTTAACGACCGCTATGGCCATTTAGAAGGTGATTTGGTTCTGGCCCGGTTGGGGAAAGTTTTGAGCTCCTGTGTGCGTCGTGAAGATTTGGCCTTTCGATATGGCGGTGAAGAATTTACAATCCTGCTGCCAGGGACAAATCGGGATGGCAGCAGTGTTTTAGCTGAAAAAATACGAACAGCATTTCAGGCCGAAAAATTCATCGTTCATGGCCATCCTGAGCGCTCGATGACCGTCAGCGTTGGTGTTGCGGAATATCGCTTCGGTGAGCAGATGAAAAGTTTTGTTGGTCGTGCAGACCAAGCCATGTATCGGGCAAAAGGCCAAGGGAAAAATTGTGTTTGTACTGAGATTTAA
- the serS gene encoding serine--tRNA ligase, whose translation MLDIRFIRENLEQVEQRLATRGSEIRLDEFRQLDTQRRELLGEVETLKAEKNRVSALIGQTKDKSQVQGEIARMKEVSSQIKQMDDDLREISDKLSAILMTIPNLPDESIPVGTSEDDNVEIRRWGTPREFAFEAKAHWDIGEALDILDFERAGKLTGARFALYKGAGARLERALINFMLDLHTEQHKYVEMLPPFMVNRDSMTGTGQLPKFEEDLFHVEGPDYFLIPTAEVPVTNIHRDEILGAEQLPLCYTAYTPCFRKEAGSHGRDTRGLIRQHQFNKVELVKFVEPETSDAELDSLLANAEKVLQLLELPYRVVDLCTGDIGFSAARTFDIEVWLPGQSVYREISSCSNFRDFQARRAAIRYRREEGAKPEFVHTLNGSGLAVGRTLLAILENYQQEDGRVIVPEVLRPYMGGLERITGK comes from the coding sequence ATGCTGGATATCAGGTTTATCCGTGAAAATCTTGAACAGGTTGAACAACGTCTGGCCACCCGTGGTTCCGAAATTCGTCTTGATGAGTTTCGTCAACTCGACACGCAGCGCCGAGAGTTGCTCGGCGAAGTGGAAACCCTCAAGGCTGAAAAGAACCGGGTCTCGGCGCTGATTGGCCAGACCAAGGATAAGAGCCAGGTGCAGGGTGAGATCGCCCGCATGAAAGAGGTGTCATCTCAGATCAAGCAGATGGATGATGATTTGCGCGAGATTTCCGACAAGCTGTCGGCCATCCTGATGACCATCCCCAATCTGCCCGATGAGAGCATTCCCGTCGGCACCAGCGAAGACGACAATGTTGAGATCCGTCGCTGGGGAACGCCGCGCGAATTTGCCTTCGAGGCCAAGGCCCATTGGGACATCGGCGAAGCCCTGGATATTCTCGATTTCGAACGGGCCGGCAAGCTCACAGGTGCCCGATTTGCCTTATATAAAGGTGCCGGAGCTCGCCTTGAACGTGCCCTGATTAACTTCATGCTTGACCTGCATACCGAGCAGCACAAATATGTTGAAATGCTTCCGCCCTTTATGGTAAACAGAGACTCCATGACGGGGACGGGGCAACTGCCAAAGTTTGAGGAAGACCTGTTCCACGTTGAAGGGCCGGATTATTTTCTGATCCCCACTGCGGAAGTTCCTGTAACCAATATTCATCGTGATGAAATTTTAGGTGCAGAACAGCTGCCATTGTGTTATACCGCGTACACTCCTTGCTTCCGCAAGGAAGCCGGATCACATGGTCGCGATACCCGTGGGTTGATCCGTCAGCATCAGTTCAACAAGGTTGAACTGGTCAAGTTCGTTGAACCCGAGACATCGGATGCCGAACTTGACTCGTTGCTGGCCAACGCCGAAAAGGTTCTCCAGCTTCTGGAATTGCCTTATCGCGTGGTCGATTTATGTACCGGCGACATCGGTTTCTCTGCAGCGCGTACCTTCGATATTGAAGTGTGGTTGCCCGGACAATCGGTGTATCGAGAGATCTCATCGTGTTCAAATTTTCGTGACTTTCAGGCCCGTCGCGCCGCGATCCGATATCGCCGCGAAGAAGGTGCCAAACCGGAATTTGTTCACACCCTCAACGGTTCAGGACTGGCCGTTGGCCGCACTTTGCTGGCGATTCTTGAAAACTACCAGCAGGAGGACGGCAGAGTGATTGTTCCCGAAGTATTGCGCCCTTATATGGGGGGCCTGGAACGGATTACCGGAAAGTAA
- a CDS encoding HD domain-containing protein, with amino-acid sequence MKNLANFLFEVGMLKRTPRSGFQFLGSGAESVAEHSFRAAMIGYTLAQLSEGVDCGRVVMLCLFHDVPEARIGDLNYVNKKYVQADEQKAIDDLAATLPFGEQYRQTLGEFVDKETPEARLAHDADQLEMILALKEYKDLGNRYADEWYPFAMRRLQTDVARQLAEAIWTTDSSRWWFDDNSDWWVHGKNAKGVDDSGQKC; translated from the coding sequence ATGAAAAATCTGGCGAATTTTTTATTTGAAGTGGGGATGCTCAAACGCACTCCACGCAGTGGTTTTCAATTTCTTGGTTCCGGGGCCGAATCGGTGGCCGAGCATTCCTTTCGGGCGGCGATGATCGGTTATACGTTGGCCCAACTATCCGAAGGGGTCGATTGTGGCCGGGTGGTGATGCTGTGCTTGTTTCACGATGTTCCGGAAGCGCGGATCGGTGACTTGAACTACGTCAATAAAAAGTATGTTCAGGCGGATGAACAAAAAGCCATTGATGATTTGGCCGCCACATTGCCGTTTGGTGAGCAATACCGACAGACCCTTGGTGAATTTGTGGACAAGGAAACTCCGGAAGCCCGTCTGGCTCATGATGCTGATCAATTGGAAATGATCCTGGCGCTCAAAGAATACAAGGATCTCGGTAACCGTTACGCGGATGAGTGGTATCCTTTTGCCATGCGCCGCTTGCAGACCGATGTCGCGCGTCAGTTGGCCGAAGCCATCTGGACCACGGATTCCAGTCGCTGGTGGTTTGATGACAACAGTGACTGGTGGGTGCATGGAAAAAATGCAAAGGGAGTTGACGATAGCGGACAGAAGTGTTAG
- a CDS encoding EamA family transporter produces the protein MDAIALLFIVFSALMHALWNLQVKKSSDKTVFIWWMFVFSSFLMNIVMLLLPPPIPLPHGMTWLWASVGAICFVLYHLFNGIAYRQGDLSLAYPLAQTSMIYVPLWGVFFLHEQLTVGGIVGVLCVVAGAYCVQLPDFSWRSILRPLRNLSNPSVRAALAAGFIYSIGSIADKSGVMDYSPFYFTYILVMIMVLIMSLNLCRTRYRGRILQEWRQHKRLILSSGPVMLGSFLTFRYGLSLAPVSYAVPVRQVNVLFGVLIGVLFLRESCGRMRLAAACLILLGVLTIHLGG, from the coding sequence ATGGATGCCATCGCGCTATTGTTTATTGTTTTTTCAGCCTTAATGCATGCGTTGTGGAATCTTCAGGTCAAAAAGAGTAGCGACAAGACGGTATTCATCTGGTGGATGTTTGTTTTCTCCAGCTTTTTAATGAATATAGTGATGCTGTTGCTTCCACCTCCGATTCCGCTTCCCCATGGCATGACTTGGCTGTGGGCAAGTGTCGGCGCGATCTGTTTTGTGTTGTATCACCTGTTTAACGGCATTGCCTATCGTCAGGGTGACTTATCCCTGGCCTATCCTCTTGCTCAGACGTCGATGATCTATGTCCCGTTGTGGGGTGTCTTTTTTCTTCATGAGCAGTTGACTGTCGGCGGTATTGTCGGTGTGTTGTGTGTCGTTGCCGGAGCCTACTGTGTGCAGTTGCCGGACTTCTCATGGCGATCAATCCTGCGGCCGTTGCGCAATTTGTCCAATCCTTCTGTCCGTGCGGCCCTCGCCGCCGGATTTATCTATTCGATCGGATCCATTGCCGACAAAAGCGGCGTCATGGATTACTCGCCGTTTTATTTTACGTATATCCTAGTGATGATCATGGTGCTGATCATGTCGCTTAATCTGTGCCGAACCCGTTATCGTGGACGGATTTTGCAGGAATGGCGTCAACATAAACGCCTCATTTTATCTTCGGGGCCGGTTATGTTAGGGTCGTTTCTCACCTTTCGTTACGGGTTGAGCCTCGCTCCAGTCAGTTATGCGGTTCCGGTGCGGCAGGTCAACGTGCTGTTTGGTGTCTTGATCGGTGTTTTGTTTTTGCGCGAATCGTGTGGCCGTATGCGGCTGGCCGCAGCGTGTCTGATTCTTCTCGGTGTCCTTACCATTCATCTTGGAGGCTGA
- a CDS encoding HDOD domain-containing protein, translated as MSALNGSLSTTSLPEILRQCSVQQKTGTLNLTQAGINKKLYFNKGQLIYITSNKPGERVGEYLIQRGDLTRSWAGFLLKDSKRNGVEFTRSLLQKNIFDKDKLQEALSDLANAVLADVMNWTTGTYDFANLLPKQALEGPIQISEADALKRILQSGRHSESKTSTDEILRDLAKTIVADEFSLPLLSTTASKLEDCWETDEKSAEQILDLVHKDQVLSINLLRVVNSSVAHPPQQCITVKQAMKLYPHERLVGIVLAQSANAHPPKQTDSVSLMLQHALSCACLAEQIAAQLGEDVEEAYTCGLFHNIGKILLLQILPDINITEEQFPKFVQDFHQNAGALLSRRWNLSPKIHDCIKNYHHPEKAKESQRYVEIVCLSHNLLQNQGDVDRYKELCPSIDFDRLDIESLHDSMELIDEVVNSTY; from the coding sequence ATGAGTGCGCTCAACGGTAGCCTCAGCACAACCTCGCTGCCTGAAATTCTCCGCCAGTGCTCCGTACAGCAGAAAACCGGTACGTTGAACCTGACTCAAGCGGGAATCAATAAAAAATTGTATTTCAATAAAGGCCAGCTGATTTATATCACGTCAAACAAGCCGGGTGAGCGCGTTGGCGAATATCTGATTCAACGCGGCGACCTGACCCGCTCCTGGGCCGGATTCCTGCTCAAAGACAGTAAACGCAACGGAGTTGAATTCACCCGCAGCTTGCTGCAAAAAAACATCTTCGACAAAGACAAACTGCAAGAAGCGCTCTCTGATCTGGCCAATGCGGTTTTGGCCGATGTCATGAACTGGACCACCGGCACATATGACTTCGCCAATCTGCTTCCCAAACAAGCCTTGGAAGGCCCGATTCAGATCAGTGAAGCTGACGCTCTGAAACGTATTCTACAGAGTGGACGTCACTCCGAGTCCAAGACGAGCACAGATGAAATTCTTCGCGACCTGGCGAAAACTATTGTCGCCGACGAATTCTCGCTGCCCTTACTGTCCACGACGGCTTCAAAACTTGAAGACTGTTGGGAAACGGATGAAAAAAGTGCAGAACAGATTTTGGATCTTGTCCACAAAGACCAGGTTCTCAGCATCAACCTGTTGCGGGTGGTCAATTCTTCCGTCGCCCACCCCCCTCAACAGTGCATCACCGTCAAACAAGCCATGAAACTCTACCCTCATGAACGTCTGGTCGGTATTGTCCTGGCCCAGTCGGCCAATGCCCATCCGCCCAAGCAAACGGACAGCGTTTCATTAATGTTGCAACACGCTTTAAGCTGTGCCTGCCTGGCAGAACAGATTGCGGCTCAACTGGGTGAAGATGTTGAGGAAGCCTACACCTGTGGCCTGTTTCACAATATCGGCAAGATTCTGCTGTTGCAAATCCTGCCCGACATCAACATTACGGAAGAGCAATTTCCTAAATTCGTTCAGGACTTTCATCAGAACGCCGGCGCCCTTTTGTCCCGCCGCTGGAACCTCTCACCCAAAATCCATGATTGTATCAAAAACTATCACCATCCGGAAAAGGCCAAAGAATCACAACGTTATGTTGAGATTGTCTGCCTGAGCCATAATCTGTTACAAAACCAGGGTGACGTGGATCGCTATAAAGAACTGTGCCCGAGTATCGATTTTGACCGGCTCGACATAGAGAGTCTCCATGACAGTATGGAACTTATCGATGAGGTTGTTAATTCAACCTATTGA
- a CDS encoding HRDC domain-containing protein, whose product MTLPPILTTDDAVRSLAQDLASCPVFAVDLEADSMHSYQEKVCLLQFTYQDKTVLLDPLAVSDLSPLKPVLADTSIRKIFHAADYDIRCLHRDFGIEIGGLFDTMIASQFLGEEKVGLADVLNKYFGVTLDKRYQRADWSKRPLSPEMCDYAAGDTRYLEKLAAILEQALAEKDRLWWVDEEFRLLEQARFKVHDGPAFLRIKGAGTLPPRSLAILECLLEWREKEAERRDCPAYKVVGNKQFLSVAREMPDSLTALKKMDDFPPRLADRYGRAVLKQVEAGQAVDQEHLPHYPRGERRVRDVAVEKRFNLLKGWRAEKAKQLEMDPGILINNALLEAVARQQPQDEQALARIDGLKDWQYKVLGVELIAALAAQ is encoded by the coding sequence ATGACTTTACCCCCCATCCTGACCACGGATGATGCTGTTCGTTCTCTGGCGCAAGACCTTGCCTCTTGCCCGGTGTTTGCCGTCGACCTTGAAGCGGATTCAATGCACTCCTATCAGGAAAAAGTCTGTCTGCTGCAGTTTACCTATCAGGATAAGACGGTTCTTCTTGACCCGCTGGCGGTTTCAGATCTATCTCCCCTTAAACCGGTGCTGGCCGATACCTCGATCCGCAAAATTTTTCATGCAGCAGACTATGATATCCGTTGCCTGCATCGTGATTTTGGTATTGAGATTGGTGGGCTGTTTGACACCATGATTGCCAGCCAGTTTCTCGGCGAAGAAAAAGTCGGCCTGGCGGATGTGCTGAATAAATATTTTGGGGTGACTCTCGATAAGCGTTACCAGCGTGCAGACTGGTCGAAACGCCCACTGTCACCGGAGATGTGCGATTATGCCGCCGGAGATACGCGTTATCTGGAGAAGCTGGCGGCGATTCTGGAACAGGCTCTGGCTGAAAAAGATCGTCTGTGGTGGGTGGATGAAGAATTCCGTTTGCTGGAACAGGCGCGTTTTAAGGTGCATGACGGTCCGGCCTTTTTGCGCATTAAGGGGGCGGGGACCTTGCCGCCACGAAGTCTGGCGATTCTCGAGTGTCTTTTGGAATGGCGGGAAAAAGAGGCTGAGCGCCGTGATTGCCCTGCCTACAAGGTTGTGGGCAACAAGCAGTTCCTCAGTGTGGCGCGAGAAATGCCTGATTCCTTAACGGCGTTGAAGAAAATGGATGATTTTCCACCACGTTTGGCGGATCGTTATGGCCGCGCGGTTCTCAAGCAGGTTGAGGCGGGGCAAGCTGTGGACCAGGAACATTTGCCCCATTATCCTCGTGGCGAACGTCGGGTTCGTGATGTTGCTGTGGAAAAACGCTTTAATCTGTTGAAGGGCTGGCGGGCTGAGAAAGCCAAGCAGCTGGAAATGGATCCGGGCATTTTAATCAACAATGCACTGCTGGAAGCCGTTGCCCGGCAGCAACCACAGGATGAACAGGCTTTAGCCCGCATTGACGGGCTGAAAGACTGGCAATATAAAGTCCTTGGCGTAGAGTTGATTGCGGCTTTGGCGGCTCAATAG
- the mutY gene encoding A/G-specific adenine glycosylase, with product MADPVDAQLFQQQLLTWYDRCGRDLPWRRTRDSYRIWLSEVMLQQTGVQAVIPYFERFVSQFPEVESLAAAPVDAVIELWAGLGYYSRARNLHAAAQKVCEAFQGRFPQTVSELMTLPGVGRSTAGAIRAIAFDQHGVILDGNVRRVLCRLFAWQDDPRSSAAEKQLWQWAALLTPQQRCHDYAQAIMDFGATLCTPRQPQCDSCPMTTLCQGFQQGIQEQLPRKRQRKAVPLRQEVAVLVEHNGRFAVRQRPLSGMLAGLWEFPSQSFEQAESERQLFAHAQVLLGNENPQPVQMLGVVRHVYSHFRVDVTTYYVLADEIQARHFSSCRWLTQAELANWPLHGSHKKIVETLLAQREK from the coding sequence ATGGCTGACCCTGTTGATGCCCAACTGTTTCAACAGCAGCTTCTGACCTGGTATGACCGCTGTGGTCGTGATCTGCCGTGGCGCCGGACGCGGGATTCGTATCGGATCTGGCTGTCGGAGGTGATGCTGCAACAGACCGGGGTGCAGGCGGTCATTCCGTATTTTGAGCGGTTTGTCAGCCAGTTTCCTGAGGTTGAGAGTCTGGCGGCGGCACCGGTCGATGCCGTGATCGAGCTGTGGGCCGGTCTCGGCTATTATTCCCGGGCCCGCAATCTCCATGCGGCCGCGCAAAAGGTGTGTGAAGCGTTTCAGGGGCGCTTTCCGCAGACGGTATCTGAACTGATGACTCTGCCGGGAGTTGGACGCTCAACGGCTGGAGCGATCCGTGCCATTGCCTTTGACCAGCACGGCGTGATTCTCGACGGTAATGTACGGAGGGTGTTGTGTCGCCTGTTTGCCTGGCAGGATGATCCGCGCAGCAGCGCCGCGGAAAAACAGTTGTGGCAGTGGGCTGCTTTGCTGACTCCGCAGCAACGCTGTCACGATTATGCCCAGGCAATCATGGATTTTGGTGCCACGTTATGTACGCCGCGCCAGCCACAGTGTGATTCCTGCCCGATGACCACGTTATGCCAGGGCTTCCAGCAGGGAATTCAGGAGCAGCTGCCACGCAAACGGCAGCGTAAGGCGGTGCCGTTACGCCAGGAAGTGGCCGTGCTGGTGGAGCATAATGGCCGCTTTGCCGTCAGGCAACGGCCTCTGAGCGGCATGTTGGCCGGGTTGTGGGAATTCCCTTCGCAAAGTTTTGAGCAGGCGGAATCGGAAAGGCAGTTGTTCGCTCATGCCCAAGTCTTGTTGGGGAACGAAAATCCGCAGCCGGTGCAGATGCTGGGGGTTGTCCGCCATGTCTACAGCCATTTCCGTGTTGATGTGACCACATATTATGTTTTGGCTGATGAGATTCAGGCCAGGCACTTTTCTTCCTGCCGCTGGTTAACTCAGGCTGAACTGGCAAACTGGCCGCTGCATGGCAGTCATAAAAAAATTGTTGAAACGCTGTTGGCGCAGCGTGAGAAATAA